A section of the Oscillospiraceae bacterium genome encodes:
- a CDS encoding hydrogenase, with protein MARTLDQVRYKCALGALQTVQAIERVLPVLHAGPGCADKLTAGNGTSGHFAPRIFPCTNIAETEIVFGGEQRLREVVENALRVIDADLYVVLTGCSSEIIGDDAGEVVRGFRTAGQPVIHASTAGFKGSNYQGYEWVLEALFTQYLSEAAAGETEKGLVNVFASLPFHDPFWEGNLTALEGLLADVGLTANIIFGYGRGLKHVDRIPRAQCNLVVNPWLGLSSAQLLEERFGTPYLHYPNLPVGACETSKFLRAVGAFAGLPSGAVERVVAEKENQYYHYIERYADIFLENRIMSKRFTVAADTQYALALTRFLVNDMGLFPQRQYAMEDVPEKYRADIEGYFRDMNYDIKAEVSFETDGYLVQNEIREADYHGYPLIIGSAWEKKVARDTNAHFLSIAWPLNERLVINSSYVGYEGGLKFLEDVYSVVLTRFT; from the coding sequence ATGGCAAGAACCTTGGACCAGGTGCGATACAAGTGCGCGCTGGGCGCGCTGCAGACCGTGCAGGCCATCGAGCGGGTGCTGCCCGTCCTCCACGCGGGGCCGGGCTGCGCGGACAAATTGACGGCCGGAAACGGCACCTCCGGCCATTTTGCCCCGCGAATCTTTCCGTGTACGAACATCGCGGAGACAGAGATCGTCTTCGGCGGCGAACAGCGCCTGCGGGAGGTGGTCGAAAACGCCCTCCGCGTCATCGACGCGGACCTCTACGTCGTGCTCACCGGCTGCTCCTCCGAGATCATCGGGGACGACGCCGGAGAGGTCGTGCGCGGATTTCGCACGGCGGGCCAGCCGGTGATCCACGCTTCCACGGCGGGGTTCAAGGGGAGCAACTACCAGGGGTACGAGTGGGTGCTGGAGGCGCTGTTTACGCAGTATTTGAGCGAGGCGGCGGCCGGCGAGACGGAGAAGGGGCTTGTCAACGTGTTCGCGAGCCTCCCGTTCCACGACCCCTTCTGGGAGGGCAACCTCACGGCGCTGGAGGGGCTGCTCGCCGACGTCGGGCTCACGGCCAACATCATCTTCGGGTACGGCCGCGGGCTGAAACATGTGGACCGCATCCCCCGCGCGCAGTGCAATCTCGTCGTAAATCCCTGGCTGGGGCTCTCGAGTGCGCAGCTGCTTGAGGAGAGATTCGGCACGCCGTACTTACACTACCCAAATCTGCCCGTCGGCGCCTGCGAGACGAGCAAATTCCTGCGCGCGGTGGGTGCCTTCGCGGGGCTCCCGAGCGGCGCGGTCGAGCGCGTCGTCGCGGAGAAGGAGAACCAGTATTACCACTACATCGAGCGCTACGCCGACATCTTCCTCGAAAACCGCATCATGTCCAAGCGCTTCACCGTCGCCGCGGACACCCAATACGCCCTCGCGCTGACCCGTTTCCTCGTCAACGACATGGGGCTGTTCCCGCAGCGGCAGTACGCGATGGAGGACGTGCCGGAGAAGTATCGAGCGGACATCGAGGGGTATTTTCGCGACATGAATTACGACATCAAGGCGGAGGTGTCCTTCGAGACGGACGGCTACCTCGTACAAAACGAGATCCGCGAAGCCGACTACCACGGCTACCCGTTGATCATCGGCAGCGCGTGGGAGAAGAAGGTGGCGCGCGACACAAACGCGCACTTTTTATCCATCGCCTGGCCGCTGAACGAGCGGCTCGTCATCAACAGCTCCTATGTGGGCTACGAGGGCGGCCTCAAGTTCTTAGAAGACGTCTACTCCGTGGTGCTCACCCGGTTCACGTGA
- a CDS encoding nitrogenase produces the protein MAFKLDATTIGTREERLGSVVGYVGTIKDLAERSRCGNLKNRGRCFSQSSSCDAGCVLGYLSHIRDIAIINHAPSGCTAAASPTLTTQTQLAAKRNLSYDTVILGTDMKEPDTIFGAAAGLRETIFETYRRYTPAAIFVATSCVSGIIGEDVDATVAEARETLPIPVVPIHCEGFRSQVWATGFDAVDHAILTGVVKPPREKRNFVVFKNFNESARDDIVEMFAAIGVDTMMVYSNTTLEELSHVSEALATVSICGTLASYLGNGLEQTYGVPYIKTINPLGVAGFEVWFREVGRVIGREAEVEAYIERERAVYIPQIEAIKEKLKGLRVVLGMGSSFAFQVARVVQELGMTVAYVASWHYDSRYDDGSPPPHVQHLAENTPEDFRVSVADQQNFELLNILNTYKPDLYLARHGGTSVWAIKQGVPAIFMADEFLTFGYKRTLSFAQLILDRITNRSFEKNLSARIKLPYTDWWYKQENTLLYKAE, from the coding sequence ATGGCTTTCAAACTTGACGCCACCACCATCGGCACCCGGGAGGAGCGCCTGGGGTCCGTCGTCGGCTATGTGGGCACGATCAAAGATTTGGCCGAACGCTCGCGCTGCGGGAACCTGAAAAACAGAGGCCGCTGTTTTTCACAGTCCAGCTCGTGCGACGCCGGCTGCGTACTCGGGTATCTGTCTCATATACGGGACATTGCGATCATCAACCACGCGCCCTCCGGCTGCACGGCCGCGGCGTCGCCGACCCTGACGACGCAGACGCAGCTGGCCGCCAAACGCAACCTGTCGTACGACACGGTGATCCTTGGCACCGACATGAAGGAGCCGGACACGATCTTCGGCGCCGCGGCGGGGCTGCGTGAAACGATTTTTGAGACATACCGGCGCTATACGCCGGCGGCGATCTTTGTCGCCACATCCTGCGTCTCCGGCATCATCGGGGAGGATGTGGACGCCACCGTCGCCGAGGCGCGGGAGACGCTGCCCATCCCCGTCGTGCCCATCCACTGCGAGGGGTTTCGGTCTCAGGTTTGGGCCACGGGCTTCGACGCGGTGGACCACGCGATCCTCACGGGCGTCGTGAAGCCGCCGCGCGAGAAGCGGAATTTCGTCGTCTTCAAAAACTTCAACGAGAGCGCGCGGGACGACATTGTCGAGATGTTCGCCGCCATCGGCGTCGACACGATGATGGTCTACTCCAACACGACGCTGGAGGAACTGTCCCACGTGTCGGAGGCGCTGGCCACGGTCTCCATTTGCGGGACACTGGCGTCCTACCTCGGCAACGGGTTGGAACAGACGTACGGCGTGCCCTACATCAAGACGATCAACCCGCTCGGCGTCGCCGGGTTCGAGGTTTGGTTCCGCGAAGTCGGCCGGGTGATCGGCCGGGAGGCCGAGGTGGAGGCGTACATCGAGCGCGAGCGCGCCGTCTACATCCCGCAGATCGAGGCGATCAAAGAGAAGCTGAAGGGGTTGCGGGTCGTGCTGGGCATGGGGTCCAGCTTCGCGTTCCAGGTGGCGCGCGTCGTCCAGGAGCTCGGCATGACGGTCGCCTATGTGGCGTCATGGCATTATGACTCGCGTTACGACGACGGCAGCCCGCCGCCGCATGTGCAGCATCTCGCGGAGAACACGCCGGAGGATTTCCGCGTGAGCGTTGCGGACCAGCAAAATTTCGAGCTGCTCAACATCTTAAACACCTACAAGCCGGATCTATACCTCGCGCGGCACGGCGGGACCAGCGTGTGGGCCATCAAGCAGGGCGTCCCGGCCATCTTCATGGCCGACGAGTTTTTGACGTTCGGCTACAAGCGCACGCTGAGCTTCGCACAGCTCATCCTCGACAGGATCACAAACCGCAGCTTCGAGAAGAACCTCTCCGCCCGCATCAAACTGCCGTACACCGACTGGTGGTACAAGCAGGAAAACACCCTCCTCTACAAGGCGGAGTGA
- a CDS encoding ABC transporter ATP-binding protein, whose product MTEKLSAAMAPASGRSAWTEETAETASRGGKIVLQSLRQVYYIRNEKKKLEEFVALEDFSLSIGEGELVSIVGPSGCGKSTLLDILAGLAQPQSGEVHIDGKQVGGPALDRGFIMQGYALLPWRTVAQNVAYGLEVKRVPRRQRAEICRKYIDLVGLGGFEDRYPNELSGGMRQRVAIARSLAYDPEVLLMDEPFAAVDAQTRETLQDELLRIWEKTRKTIVFVTHSIEEAVLLADRVVVMTSRPGRIKRVLKIDLPRPRTAAGMRVSADYSWLNHRVWELLQNGDGPSGRAEAVPAGRSVADEIAPSTLL is encoded by the coding sequence ATGACGGAGAAACTGTCCGCGGCCATGGCGCCGGCGTCCGGCCGGTCGGCGTGGACCGAGGAGACCGCCGAGACGGCCAGTCGGGGCGGCAAGATCGTTTTACAGTCGTTACGGCAGGTCTACTACATCCGCAATGAAAAGAAAAAACTGGAAGAATTCGTTGCGCTGGAGGACTTCAGCCTCTCGATTGGCGAGGGGGAGCTCGTCTCGATCGTCGGGCCCTCCGGCTGTGGGAAATCCACGCTGCTGGACATCTTGGCGGGGCTTGCCCAGCCCCAGTCGGGCGAGGTCCACATCGACGGCAAACAGGTCGGCGGCCCGGCGCTCGACAGGGGTTTCATCATGCAGGGGTACGCCCTGCTCCCGTGGCGCACCGTGGCCCAGAACGTGGCGTATGGTCTGGAGGTCAAGCGCGTGCCGCGGCGGCAACGCGCCGAGATCTGCCGGAAATACATCGACCTCGTGGGGCTCGGCGGGTTTGAGGACCGCTACCCGAACGAGCTCTCGGGCGGGATGCGTCAGCGGGTGGCCATCGCCCGATCTCTCGCCTACGATCCGGAGGTGCTGCTGATGGATGAACCTTTCGCCGCCGTGGACGCGCAAACCCGGGAGACTCTCCAAGACGAGCTGCTGCGGATCTGGGAGAAAACCCGCAAGACCATCGTCTTTGTCACCCACAGCATCGAGGAGGCAGTGCTGCTCGCCGACCGCGTGGTCGTGATGACCAGCCGGCCCGGCCGGATCAAACGGGTCCTGAAGATTGACCTGCCGCGCCCGCGCACCGCGGCGGGCATGCGCGTCTCGGCGGACTACAGTTGGCTCAACCACCGCGTGTGGGAGCTGCTGCAAAATGGCGACGGCCCGTCCGGCCGTGCGGAAGCCGTGCCCGCCGGGCGCAGCGTCGCCGACGAGATTGCCCCGTCCACGCTGCTGTAA
- the cysK gene encoding cysteine synthase A: MPRIARKLTDLIGNTPLLRLENYSASVGLGSAIVAKLEYFNPGGSVKDRIGFAMIKDAEDRGLIDGSTVIIEPTSGNTGIALAYVAAAKRYRIILIMPDTMSRERQNLLSALGAELVLTPGAEGMRGAILKAEALAREIPNSFIPQQFKNPANPRIHRETTAVEIWNDTAGTVDIVVGGVGTGGTVSGVGEALKARKSSLYVVAVEPDASPVLSGGRAGPHQIQGIGAGFAPDTYNSAVVDEVFRVKNEEAFSVARLLARTEGLLVGISSGAAACAAAAVARRPENAGKLVVAVFPDTGERYLSTALYTDPAREAPDAGDAGRDTA; this comes from the coding sequence ATGCCGAGGATCGCGCGCAAACTCACCGACCTGATCGGCAACACGCCGCTGCTGAGGCTGGAAAATTACAGCGCCTCGGTGGGGCTGGGGAGCGCCATCGTGGCCAAGCTGGAGTATTTCAACCCCGGCGGCAGCGTGAAGGACCGCATCGGCTTCGCGATGATCAAGGACGCGGAGGACCGCGGGCTCATCGACGGCAGCACCGTCATCATCGAGCCGACGAGCGGTAACACCGGCATTGCGCTGGCCTATGTGGCGGCGGCCAAGCGGTATCGCATCATCCTCATCATGCCGGACACGATGAGCCGCGAGCGGCAGAACCTGCTCAGCGCGCTCGGCGCGGAGCTCGTGCTGACGCCGGGGGCCGAGGGCATGCGGGGCGCGATCCTGAAGGCCGAGGCGCTGGCCCGTGAGATTCCGAATTCGTTCATCCCCCAGCAGTTCAAAAATCCCGCCAACCCGCGCATCCACCGGGAGACGACCGCCGTGGAGATCTGGAACGACACGGCCGGCACCGTGGACATCGTGGTTGGCGGCGTGGGCACGGGGGGCACCGTCAGCGGCGTGGGAGAGGCGCTGAAGGCGCGCAAATCCTCGTTGTACGTGGTGGCGGTGGAGCCGGACGCGTCCCCGGTGCTCTCCGGCGGCCGGGCCGGGCCGCACCAGATCCAGGGCATCGGCGCGGGCTTTGCGCCCGACACCTACAACAGCGCGGTCGTCGACGAGGTGTTCCGTGTCAAAAACGAGGAGGCCTTCTCTGTGGCCCGCCTGCTCGCGCGTACCGAGGGGCTGCTGGTCGGCATTTCCTCCGGCGCGGCGGCCTGTGCGGCGGCGGCAGTGGCGCGGCGGCCTGAAAATGCGGGCAAATTGGTGGTGGCGGTGTTCCCCGACACCGGGGAACGCTATCTGTCGACCGCGCTGTACACAGACCCGGCGCGTGAGGCGCCGGACGCTGGCGACGCGGGGAGGGATACGGCATGA
- a CDS encoding Ig-like domain-containing protein, with protein sequence MKRQFRRVFSLMMAAMIVLSTVVLSPMVVLAETYPEQESVDPALSAAALAVTGYPTPDAMYIVSALNGKVLQSPGLQANGTAAGDTKVYATADAPTGMVPVASSFQFQYSGRAQNKTSAIRILSAVKSATVAALQSSGGNASNSSLNFGATSNGSATPATDAAMDSGASSVFLVRPNGDGTVSIIVCMGGGITYTGIDAEDGNIWKTTTVGDASERPPTDAEKFIVVPAGTLLAPTNLEATQQRPAGVSLRWGGGVDAAGVYTYNAGYVVYRDGLALNSEVTPVVAKDDSGYFTYLDTAAMPGQTYTYTVRALGAAGSSPDSNAVTAVLPAAAGPSVNTAGVYYTPLVAGGAVIETYFGYGADAAAGVAAVKVGDAVLDAGQFAVDTAAGTVTILPSALNSLADGAYDIEIAFNDGANTIGASQITVAALPTVGSAWFLISRDNGKLVKLPNADPSGYPLTASGADPLNTAAQWRLDVNRSNTAAYISCVGLTNLGNNAMLTVEGGSEAGAVDAARARTLPTTTFDGYDYEDLQYALAGDGYVTINRYGRGTVVRYLTLSGSSVYTTTVKADASQFLIVPPAVPANAATITRTLSATSALISWTLPTRTFYTTVQLSVAHRGETSLIDVTDRVIAGANNYTYQGLVDGDAYSFQLLLTNARGSRPSNTLSLSGGDVDPPLAPLNLSYQLNADGTGTLTWSPNTDDADITGYKIRCADGAYASVWNDIPVTLPRGTNTYTVPAGVSGNKWGYYQVFAYNKGGETPAAKAVGRESAVFGANTYIFNAAADDITKVNGAIGGATGAGEFATNRYALFFKPGTYDSTISIGFYDHVAGLGYLPTDVVVNKVEKVTPANATTTFWRATENLTMSAAGVIQYAVSQAAPIRRVNLPNASEFRFDGAANESNSNSAWASGGYLSDSYIPNGRVGSFTQQQWYFRNNDATSYFFNARCHSTFYQGVTGDMTDVNSHEKTVIENTPIIAEKPYLYFKDDEYYVFVPGLRYDAVGRSWTDTSPGVGTSVPFEDNFFVARANETTVTQINDAIASGKDIFFTPGIYNYDQAIIVNRPNTIMLGYGLVTIMPTAGNNVINVGDVAGVRLAGLMLEAGGGFNPDTNYNGSYALLQVGENGTDFDAGDNPVILQDVFARIGGPSGSSAPKVDNAFVINTAHTIIDHTWLWRADHGSNQGWYVNEVDNGLVVSGDYVTSYGAMSEHFNKYDVLWKGDYGRLYFLQNELVYRPVSQANYQGPEEDKRGENCTTNGWAALRVADDVLYFDGYGLGCYDVYQVSNTSISLANAVVTPLYGHINIVHFVELYLSMQAGGGTGSGFEHMVNGIGKGAQVGDSSFTSGASFLLPPNPYDNGNPNEWHSLPADDGKIIYFEPVEVTTPINTAPVLPVTARVRYGSGEWGTVSVSWPEIDPADYDKAGEYHKYTGTIQGGQIQDGSLGPATSAALTLKVEGDAIHITAVPTLVQGYNYRLPVSVSIDGLLDSVSNPNPSKNVDYYLYNADTRATLGSKTNFDPSNDPQFPITYTNQQFNQSADSIPRMYILVRWYGDTEYRASYAIDVVPGDLWNIDAEKADGRLTLTFKQPLGSIGAVAVAGAAYAASISEADPAKVIVQGVVPKTGDLIVVNQVKFRDVFQSYDFKFTKVY encoded by the coding sequence ATGAAAAGACAGTTCCGCAGGGTATTTTCCCTGATGATGGCGGCCATGATCGTTTTGTCTACGGTGGTGTTGTCGCCAATGGTGGTTTTGGCTGAGACGTACCCTGAGCAGGAGAGCGTCGATCCTGCGTTGTCGGCCGCCGCGTTGGCCGTGACGGGCTACCCCACACCCGACGCGATGTACATCGTTTCGGCGCTCAACGGGAAAGTTCTCCAGTCCCCGGGCTTGCAGGCGAACGGTACGGCCGCGGGCGACACAAAAGTTTACGCGACAGCCGACGCCCCGACCGGCATGGTGCCCGTCGCGTCAAGCTTTCAGTTCCAATATTCGGGCCGGGCCCAGAACAAGACCTCGGCTATCCGCATACTCAGCGCCGTAAAATCGGCGACCGTTGCGGCGCTTCAGTCGTCGGGCGGCAACGCCTCCAACAGCAGCCTGAATTTCGGCGCGACCTCAAACGGTTCCGCTACGCCCGCTACGGACGCCGCCATGGACTCCGGCGCGTCTTCGGTCTTCCTCGTCAGGCCGAATGGCGACGGCACCGTCTCCATCATCGTATGCATGGGCGGCGGCATCACTTACACCGGGATAGACGCGGAAGATGGTAATATTTGGAAGACAACGACGGTTGGCGACGCCAGTGAGCGTCCGCCGACAGACGCTGAGAAATTCATCGTCGTGCCCGCCGGAACACTCCTCGCGCCAACGAACCTTGAGGCCACGCAGCAGCGCCCGGCCGGCGTCTCGCTCAGATGGGGGGGCGGCGTGGACGCGGCGGGCGTTTACACCTATAACGCCGGTTATGTCGTATACAGAGACGGCCTCGCGCTAAACAGCGAAGTTACCCCCGTCGTCGCCAAAGACGACAGCGGATACTTTACCTATCTCGACACCGCCGCCATGCCGGGCCAGACATATACCTACACGGTACGAGCCCTTGGCGCGGCCGGCAGCTCCCCGGACAGCAATGCCGTCACGGCGGTACTTCCGGCAGCCGCAGGGCCGTCCGTCAACACGGCCGGTGTGTATTACACTCCCCTTGTTGCGGGCGGGGCGGTCATAGAGACTTACTTCGGTTATGGGGCGGACGCCGCGGCTGGCGTCGCTGCGGTCAAGGTCGGCGATGCGGTGCTCGACGCCGGTCAATTTGCCGTGGACACGGCGGCGGGAACGGTTACGATTCTGCCCTCGGCTTTGAATTCTCTCGCCGACGGAGCGTATGACATTGAGATTGCGTTCAACGACGGCGCCAATACGATAGGCGCCTCGCAGATTACAGTCGCAGCGCTGCCGACAGTTGGCAGCGCCTGGTTTCTCATATCGAGGGACAACGGCAAGCTCGTTAAATTGCCGAACGCCGACCCGTCCGGATACCCGCTGACGGCTTCCGGCGCGGATCCGCTGAACACCGCGGCGCAGTGGCGGCTCGACGTAAATAGGAGCAACACCGCCGCCTACATTTCGTGCGTCGGCCTTACGAACCTTGGCAACAACGCCATGCTCACCGTCGAAGGCGGGTCTGAGGCCGGAGCCGTAGATGCGGCCCGTGCAAGGACGCTCCCGACGACGACGTTCGACGGCTACGACTATGAAGATCTGCAGTACGCCCTCGCGGGAGACGGATATGTCACGATAAACCGCTACGGGCGCGGCACTGTGGTGAGGTACCTGACGCTTTCCGGAAGCAGCGTTTACACAACGACCGTGAAAGCCGACGCGAGCCAGTTCTTGATCGTGCCGCCGGCCGTCCCCGCAAACGCCGCGACGATCACAAGGACGCTTTCGGCGACCTCGGCGCTTATATCGTGGACGCTGCCCACAAGGACATTCTATACAACGGTTCAGCTTTCCGTCGCCCACAGGGGTGAAACCTCGCTGATTGACGTGACAGACCGCGTCATCGCGGGCGCTAACAACTATACGTACCAGGGCCTCGTAGACGGCGACGCTTATTCGTTCCAGCTTCTGCTGACGAACGCGCGCGGCTCAAGACCCTCGAACACGTTGAGCCTCAGCGGCGGCGACGTCGATCCGCCGCTCGCGCCGCTTAACCTCAGTTACCAGCTCAACGCCGACGGCACAGGAACCCTCACCTGGTCCCCGAACACCGACGACGCCGACATTACCGGGTACAAGATCCGCTGCGCCGACGGCGCGTACGCCTCTGTGTGGAACGACATCCCGGTTACCTTGCCGAGGGGTACAAATACGTATACCGTCCCGGCGGGCGTAAGCGGCAACAAATGGGGTTATTACCAAGTGTTCGCCTATAACAAGGGTGGCGAAACGCCGGCCGCGAAGGCGGTTGGGCGCGAGAGCGCCGTCTTTGGCGCGAACACGTATATTTTCAACGCCGCGGCTGACGACATCACGAAAGTCAACGGCGCGATCGGAGGCGCCACAGGTGCGGGCGAATTCGCGACAAACCGCTATGCGCTGTTCTTCAAGCCCGGGACGTACGATTCCACAATCAGCATCGGGTTCTACGATCACGTGGCTGGCCTTGGGTATCTGCCGACAGACGTTGTGGTCAACAAGGTTGAGAAGGTTACGCCGGCCAACGCGACCACTACCTTCTGGCGCGCGACTGAAAACCTGACGATGTCGGCGGCCGGCGTTATACAGTACGCCGTCTCCCAGGCCGCGCCGATTCGTAGGGTCAACCTCCCGAACGCGTCTGAATTCAGGTTCGACGGCGCCGCCAACGAGAGCAACAGCAACAGCGCCTGGGCTTCCGGCGGATACCTTTCAGACAGCTACATCCCGAATGGGCGCGTCGGGTCTTTCACCCAGCAGCAGTGGTATTTCCGCAACAACGACGCCACCAGTTATTTCTTCAATGCCCGCTGCCACTCGACTTTCTACCAGGGTGTCACGGGCGATATGACAGACGTAAATTCCCATGAGAAGACGGTGATTGAGAATACGCCCATCATCGCCGAGAAGCCCTACCTTTATTTCAAGGACGACGAGTACTATGTGTTTGTGCCGGGTTTGCGGTACGACGCCGTCGGCCGTTCATGGACGGACACGTCGCCCGGAGTCGGGACGAGTGTACCGTTCGAGGACAACTTCTTCGTGGCTCGCGCGAACGAGACGACCGTAACGCAGATAAACGACGCGATCGCTTCCGGCAAGGACATATTCTTCACGCCCGGCATATACAATTACGACCAAGCGATCATCGTCAACCGTCCCAATACCATCATGCTCGGCTACGGACTGGTTACGATAATGCCTACGGCCGGCAACAACGTGATTAACGTCGGCGATGTCGCGGGCGTCCGCTTGGCCGGTTTGATGCTTGAAGCGGGCGGCGGCTTCAACCCCGACACCAATTACAACGGTTCTTATGCGCTGCTCCAAGTCGGTGAGAACGGCACCGACTTTGACGCCGGGGACAACCCCGTCATACTTCAGGACGTCTTCGCGCGCATCGGCGGGCCGAGCGGTTCGTCCGCGCCGAAGGTTGACAACGCGTTCGTCATCAACACCGCCCATACCATTATCGACCACACCTGGTTGTGGCGCGCCGACCATGGGAGCAACCAAGGCTGGTATGTGAACGAAGTCGACAACGGGCTTGTCGTGAGCGGTGATTACGTCACGTCTTACGGCGCGATGTCGGAGCACTTCAACAAATACGACGTGCTTTGGAAAGGCGATTACGGCAGGCTGTACTTCCTTCAGAATGAATTGGTGTACAGACCCGTTTCTCAGGCCAACTACCAAGGTCCTGAGGAGGACAAGCGCGGCGAAAACTGCACAACGAACGGCTGGGCCGCCCTGCGCGTGGCCGACGATGTGCTCTACTTTGACGGGTATGGCCTCGGATGCTATGACGTGTATCAGGTGAGCAACACGTCGATTTCGCTCGCAAACGCGGTCGTCACGCCGCTTTACGGCCACATTAACATTGTCCACTTCGTCGAGCTTTACCTCTCGATGCAGGCGGGCGGCGGGACTGGCAGCGGTTTCGAGCACATGGTGAACGGCATCGGAAAAGGCGCGCAGGTCGGCGACTCCAGCTTCACAAGCGGCGCGAGCTTCCTGTTGCCGCCCAATCCATATGACAACGGCAACCCGAACGAATGGCATTCGCTCCCTGCCGACGACGGCAAGATCATCTACTTTGAGCCTGTCGAGGTGACGACGCCCATCAACACCGCGCCTGTTCTTCCGGTGACGGCGCGGGTACGCTACGGCAGCGGCGAGTGGGGAACGGTCAGCGTCTCCTGGCCGGAAATCGACCCGGCCGATTATGACAAGGCCGGCGAGTATCACAAATATACGGGTACGATTCAGGGCGGCCAGATTCAAGACGGCTCGCTTGGTCCGGCGACCTCAGCCGCCCTTACGCTCAAGGTGGAGGGCGACGCGATTCACATTACCGCCGTTCCAACGCTCGTTCAGGGATACAATTACAGACTGCCCGTCAGCGTTTCCATAGACGGTTTGTTGGATTCCGTCAGCAACCCAAATCCAAGCAAGAACGTCGACTATTACCTTTACAACGCTGACACCAGGGCGACGCTCGGCAGCAAAACGAACTTCGACCCGTCGAATGACCCGCAGTTTCCGATCACTTACACGAACCAACAGTTCAACCAGAGCGCGGACAGCATCCCGCGGATGTACATTCTGGTCAGGTGGTACGGCGACACGGAGTACAGAGCTTCTTACGCCATCGACGTTGTTCCTGGCGACCTCTGGAACATAGACGCAGAGAAGGCCGACGGCCGGCTAACACTGACGTTTAAGCAGCCGCTCGGCAGCATCGGGGCCGTCGCCGTCGCGGGCGCCGCGTATGCGGCTTCGATCAGCGAGGCGGATCCGGCCAAGGTCATCGTGCAAGGTGTCGTGCCAAAAACGGGAGACCTTATCGTCGTCAACCAGGTTAAGTTCCGCGATGTTTTCCAGAGCTATGACTTTAAGTTCACCAAAGTCTATTGA
- the ugpC gene encoding sn-glycerol-3-phosphate ABC transporter ATP-binding protein UgpC: MAGITFKNVSKTYKNNVTVVPCLNFEIKDKEFIVLVGPSGCGKSTTLRMIAGLEAVTSGEILIGERAVNDVAPKDRDIAMVFQNYALYPHMTVYKNMAFALKIRKTPKDVIDKKVRETAAILDISEYLNRKPKELSGGQRQRVALGRAMVRDPAVFLLDEPLSNLDAKLRTEMRGQIIELQRKLGTTFVYVTHDQTEAMTMADRIVVMKSGEIQQIDTPQMLYDAPDNKFVAGFIGSPEMNFLDASVAVEGVDVFLQFCGVRMRLPEKRMAALEGYLGKTVIVGIRPEDIHWCDSEKVDGVFSSNVAIVEMMGSELFLYLDFNGHRVRARVPARSGIRSGDEINLYFDMNKFHIFDGQTEKVVK, encoded by the coding sequence ATGGCGGGTATTACTTTCAAGAATGTGAGCAAAACCTATAAAAACAATGTAACAGTCGTGCCATGTTTAAACTTTGAGATCAAAGACAAGGAATTTATTGTACTCGTGGGCCCTTCCGGATGCGGCAAATCGACCACGCTTCGTATGATTGCGGGCTTGGAAGCGGTGACTTCCGGCGAAATTCTCATAGGGGAAAGAGCGGTGAACGATGTAGCGCCGAAAGACAGGGACATTGCGATGGTCTTTCAGAACTATGCGCTTTACCCTCATATGACGGTATATAAGAACATGGCTTTTGCCCTAAAAATACGTAAAACACCGAAGGATGTCATCGACAAAAAGGTGCGCGAAACGGCCGCTATACTCGATATATCTGAATATTTAAACCGAAAACCGAAAGAGCTGTCGGGCGGACAGCGTCAACGTGTGGCGCTTGGACGGGCGATGGTGCGCGACCCCGCCGTATTCTTGCTCGACGAGCCGCTCTCCAATTTAGACGCGAAATTGCGAACCGAGATGCGCGGCCAGATTATTGAACTTCAGCGCAAACTGGGGACGACGTTCGTTTATGTCACGCATGACCAGACAGAAGCTATGACAATGGCCGACCGCATAGTTGTCATGAAAAGCGGTGAGATTCAACAGATCGATACGCCGCAGATGCTGTATGATGCCCCGGACAATAAATTTGTGGCAGGATTTATTGGTTCGCCAGAGATGAATTTTTTGGATGCCTCCGTTGCTGTCGAAGGCGTCGACGTATTCTTGCAATTCTGCGGAGTGCGTATGCGCTTACCGGAAAAACGCATGGCCGCATTGGAAGGGTATTTGGGCAAAACTGTCATTGTTGGCATAAGACCGGAAGATATTCATTGGTGCGACAGCGAAAAAGTCGACGGCGTTTTCTCATCTAACGTGGCCATTGTCGAGATGATGGGGTCCGAATTGTTCCTCTATCTTGACTTCAACGGCCATCGTGTCCGCGCGCGGGTTCCGGCGAGATCTGGGATTCGTTCGGGGGATGAAATCAATCTATATTTCGACATGAATAAATTTCATATATTCGACGGACAAACAGAGAAGGTGGTTAAGTAA